A genomic window from Micromonospora ferruginea includes:
- a CDS encoding RICIN domain-containing protein — translation MPDSRRSRRILSVAAVLALLGSTLVAAPAAAEEPPPPVLKIQNVGTRLCLTPAGSSTASGTTIVQYACEGYNPRNWQFVLNQETFSYQIRNVYTHLCLSPAGGSNGLNVVVVQSTCDLNRSRLWTFLPKGGHYALRNLASQLCLSPAGGDPGPNVAIVQFTCDDDPTRAWDTVSAKAVSNANAGGLCLTVAGASTTANATAVQYYCDRAPSRLWNIRPIGKSTTTFFLENMNSGFCLSPAGGVDTLNTVVVQFYCDSNPARAWRLLTDGTGNTRFQNVLSNLCLSPAGGSTGLNVAIVQYTCDSDPSRTWRTQVA, via the coding sequence ATGCCCGATAGCCGTCGTAGTCGCCGCATCCTGTCCGTGGCCGCCGTGCTCGCCCTGCTGGGCTCCACGTTGGTGGCCGCGCCGGCCGCCGCGGAGGAGCCGCCACCGCCGGTCCTGAAGATCCAGAACGTCGGCACCCGGCTCTGCCTCACGCCCGCCGGCTCGAGCACCGCGTCGGGCACCACGATCGTGCAGTACGCCTGCGAGGGCTACAACCCGCGCAACTGGCAGTTCGTCCTCAATCAGGAGACGTTCTCGTACCAGATCCGCAACGTCTACACCCACCTGTGCCTGTCACCGGCCGGCGGCAGCAACGGCCTCAACGTCGTGGTCGTCCAGTCCACCTGTGACCTGAACCGGTCACGGCTGTGGACGTTTCTGCCCAAGGGCGGCCACTACGCGCTGCGTAACCTCGCCAGCCAACTCTGCCTGTCCCCGGCCGGCGGCGATCCCGGCCCCAACGTCGCCATCGTGCAGTTCACCTGCGACGACGACCCGACCCGCGCCTGGGACACCGTCTCCGCCAAGGCGGTGTCCAACGCCAATGCCGGCGGTCTGTGCCTGACCGTCGCCGGCGCCAGCACGACCGCCAATGCCACCGCCGTGCAGTACTACTGCGACCGCGCGCCTTCCCGCCTGTGGAACATCCGCCCGATCGGCAAGAGCACCACCACGTTCTTCCTGGAGAACATGAACAGCGGCTTCTGCCTGTCCCCGGCCGGCGGCGTCGACACCCTGAACACCGTCGTCGTGCAGTTCTACTGCGACAGCAACCCGGCACGGGCATGGCGGCTGCTGACCGACGGCACCGGCAACACCCGCTTCCAGAACGTGCTCAGCAACCTCTGCCTCTCGCCGGCCGGCGGCTCGACCGGCCTCAACGTCGCCATCGTCCAGTACACGTGCGACAGCGACCCGTCGCGCACCTGGCGTACCCAGGTGGCGTGA
- a CDS encoding S8 family serine peptidase codes for MSLRLAAAGLTLGVALAGIVGVGGPAQADPTGVIRNADSTNAVAGRYIVTLKDTGLSRAVLDNRARELTGRFGARTRHVYGSALTGFSAEMSARQAARLAADPTVSVVEQVQRIEVSDTQSNPPNWGDDRIDQRSLPLDRSFTYPSGAGQGVTVYVLDTGINANHTEFTGRVRQGTDVVDGDSTPQDCHGHGTHVAGTAVGSTYGVAKKAAVVSVRVLNCQGTGTNDDLIAGINWVRANAQKPAVANYSIGCGSRCSSQAMDSAVTSLIGSGVQFVQAAGNSSDDACYYSPQAVAAAVTVGNSTSSDGRNSSSNYGSCLDLFAPGTSIVSASYASNTGSATMTGTSMASPHVAGAAALYLGANPSATPAQVRAALVDNGTTGKITSAGSGSPNVLLYTGFLGGTDPAPEAPTVTGPGDQTSALGQAVDLQLRGSGGTTPYTWSASGLPAGLAIGATTGRITGTATAAGTTTVTVTLTDAASRSGTATFRWTVTGGGGCTSAQVVGNPGFENGTTPWTATTNVIGTWAAQPARSGSRNAWLNGGGTVQTDTVSQQVTIPAGCTTATLRLWIRITTAEYENLAYDTLTVSYGGATVARYSNLDRTGGYVEKVIDLSGYVGRTAALTFTGVEDWSYQTSFALDDVTVTVG; via the coding sequence GTGTCGCTACGACTCGCCGCCGCCGGTCTCACGCTGGGCGTGGCACTGGCCGGCATCGTCGGCGTCGGCGGACCGGCCCAGGCCGATCCGACCGGTGTCATCCGGAACGCGGACAGCACGAACGCGGTGGCCGGCCGCTACATCGTGACCCTGAAGGACACCGGGCTCTCCCGGGCGGTGCTCGACAACCGCGCCCGAGAGCTGACCGGTCGCTTCGGCGCCCGGACCCGCCACGTGTACGGGTCCGCGCTGACCGGCTTCTCGGCTGAGATGTCCGCGCGCCAGGCCGCCCGCCTGGCCGCCGATCCGACCGTCTCCGTGGTCGAACAGGTGCAGCGCATCGAGGTGTCGGACACCCAGAGCAACCCGCCGAACTGGGGTGACGACCGGATCGACCAGCGGAGCCTGCCGTTGGACCGGTCGTTCACCTACCCGTCCGGGGCCGGGCAGGGCGTCACCGTCTACGTCCTGGACACCGGCATCAACGCCAACCACACCGAGTTCACCGGCCGGGTCCGCCAGGGCACCGACGTCGTCGACGGCGACAGCACCCCGCAGGACTGCCACGGGCACGGTACGCACGTGGCCGGCACAGCGGTGGGAAGCACGTACGGCGTCGCGAAGAAGGCGGCGGTGGTGTCGGTGCGGGTGCTCAACTGCCAGGGCACCGGCACCAACGACGACCTGATCGCCGGGATCAACTGGGTTCGTGCCAACGCGCAGAAGCCGGCGGTGGCCAACTACAGCATCGGCTGCGGCAGCCGGTGCTCCAGCCAGGCGATGGACAGCGCCGTCACCAGCCTGATCGGTTCCGGCGTGCAGTTCGTGCAGGCGGCCGGGAACTCGTCCGACGACGCCTGCTACTACAGCCCGCAGGCGGTCGCGGCGGCTGTCACCGTCGGCAACAGCACCAGTTCCGACGGGCGCAACAGCAGCAGCAACTACGGCTCCTGCCTCGACCTGTTCGCCCCCGGCACCAGCATCGTCTCCGCCTCGTACGCCAGCAACACCGGCAGCGCGACGATGACCGGGACCTCGATGGCCTCGCCACATGTGGCCGGCGCCGCCGCGCTCTACCTGGGCGCCAACCCGTCCGCCACGCCCGCCCAGGTGCGGGCCGCGTTGGTGGACAACGGCACCACCGGCAAGATCACCAGTGCGGGCAGCGGATCGCCGAACGTGCTGCTCTACACCGGCTTCCTCGGCGGCACCGACCCCGCGCCGGAGGCCCCGACGGTGACCGGGCCGGGTGACCAGACCTCCGCCCTCGGGCAGGCGGTCGACCTCCAGTTGCGCGGCAGCGGCGGCACCACGCCGTACACGTGGAGCGCCTCCGGCCTGCCGGCGGGGCTGGCGATCGGCGCCACGACCGGCCGCATCACCGGCACCGCCACGGCGGCGGGCACCACGACGGTGACGGTGACGCTCACCGACGCGGCGTCGCGCTCCGGGACCGCCACCTTCCGCTGGACGGTGACCGGCGGTGGCGGCTGCACGTCGGCCCAGGTGGTCGGCAACCCGGGCTTCGAGAACGGCACCACGCCCTGGACGGCCACGACGAACGTGATCGGCACCTGGGCGGCGCAGCCGGCCCGCTCCGGCAGTCGCAACGCCTGGTTGAACGGCGGCGGCACGGTGCAGACCGACACGGTTTCGCAGCAGGTGACGATCCCGGCCGGATGCACGACCGCGACCCTGCGCCTCTGGATACGGATCACCACCGCGGAGTACGAGAACCTCGCGTACGACACGTTGACCGTCAGCTACGGCGGCGCCACCGTGGCCCGCTACTCCAACCTCGACCGCACCGGCGGGTACGTGGAGAAGGTGATCGACCTCAGCGGATACGTCGGCCGGACCGCCGCGCTCACGTTCACCGGTGTCGAGGACTGGTCGTACCAGACCAGCTTCGCGCTCGACGACGTCACGGTCACCGTCGGCTGA
- a CDS encoding helix-turn-helix domain-containing protein: protein MDRPREELGRDLAHALRTGPFSAALHLAIEDRGLKLEEIQERLSAAGVGVSLTTLSYWRRGRSRPERPDSIRAVRLLEKILDLPSESLIVQLGPRRPRGRWLSQPPGTIEIDRLFRDRIGLARMIAEVDRWLYHELTRLSLHDLYQVGVRRQEISLVCRQVLRANTDRVSRTVGIFRTDDPAATTRINAVRNCRIGRVRSDPGSGILVAEIVFDRMLARGDSVVLEYEFLSDSQRPTDNYYRAFSTPVGEYVLQVQFDHDAVPARCHRFERRGLDAPDQGVWEAWIGSTHGAHLIASDIPPGIVGMRWEWE, encoded by the coding sequence ATGGACAGGCCCCGGGAGGAGTTGGGCCGGGACCTGGCGCACGCGCTGCGGACCGGCCCGTTCTCGGCGGCGCTCCATCTGGCCATCGAGGATCGCGGGCTGAAGCTGGAGGAGATCCAGGAACGGCTGTCGGCAGCGGGAGTCGGTGTCAGTCTCACCACCTTGAGCTACTGGCGGCGTGGTCGTAGCCGGCCGGAACGTCCGGACTCGATCCGGGCGGTGCGGCTGCTGGAGAAGATCCTCGACCTGCCGTCCGAGTCGCTGATCGTGCAGCTCGGACCGCGGCGCCCGCGCGGCCGGTGGTTGAGTCAGCCGCCCGGGACCATCGAGATCGACCGGCTGTTCCGCGATCGCATCGGGCTGGCCAGGATGATCGCCGAGGTCGACCGCTGGCTCTACCACGAGCTGACCCGACTGAGCCTGCACGATCTCTACCAGGTCGGTGTCCGCCGTCAGGAGATCAGTCTCGTCTGTCGCCAGGTCCTGCGGGCCAACACCGACCGGGTGTCGCGGACGGTGGGCATCTTCCGCACCGACGACCCGGCCGCGACGACCCGGATCAACGCGGTACGCAACTGCCGCATCGGCCGGGTCCGCTCAGATCCCGGGTCGGGCATCCTGGTCGCGGAGATCGTCTTCGATCGCATGTTGGCGCGGGGCGACTCGGTCGTCCTCGAGTACGAGTTCCTCAGCGACTCGCAGCGCCCCACCGACAACTACTACCGGGCCTTCTCGACGCCGGTCGGCGAGTACGTGCTCCAGGTGCAGTTCGACCACGACGCCGTGCCGGCCCGCTGCCACCGGTTCGAGCGTCGCGGTCTGGACGCCCCCGACCAGGGCGTCTGGGAGGCGTGGATCGGTTCCACCCACGGCGCCCACCTGATCGCCTCCGACATTCCGCCCGGGATCGTGGGCATGCGGTGGGAGTGGGAGTGA
- a CDS encoding 3,4-dioxygenase subunit beta — translation MIDDERPGTYQGRALPRPGEDLVDQGLAFDVGTLLSRRRVLGLLGLGAAGLGLAACGTGSGDAATATTGVAGGGSGLTEIPEETNGPYPADGTNGPNVLERSGVIRRDITGSFGASTTKAPGIAMTLTLTVLNMAEGGSPFTGVAVYVWQCDRDGAYSMYSAGLENENYLRGVQIADGDGAVVFDSIFPACYPGRWPHVHFEVYPDMAGIGDAGKRLATSQVALPQRTCDAVYATTGYERSVATLADLTLATDNVFGDDGGAHQIGAVTGDVNTGFRVALTVPVDPSTTPDGGSAPGGTGGPGAPPGQGDRPGGSALPGRPGPSVSP, via the coding sequence ATGATTGATGATGAGCGACCCGGGACGTACCAGGGCCGAGCGCTTCCGCGGCCCGGCGAGGATCTCGTCGATCAGGGGTTGGCCTTTGACGTCGGCACTTTGCTGTCCCGGCGTCGGGTGCTGGGGTTGCTCGGGCTCGGCGCCGCGGGGCTCGGTCTCGCCGCCTGCGGCACCGGCAGCGGCGACGCCGCCACGGCTACGACCGGCGTCGCGGGTGGTGGTTCCGGGCTGACCGAGATCCCGGAGGAGACGAACGGCCCCTACCCCGCCGACGGCACCAACGGGCCGAACGTCCTCGAGCGCAGTGGCGTGATCCGCAGGGACATCACCGGCAGCTTCGGTGCCAGCACCACCAAGGCCCCGGGCATCGCGATGACGCTGACGCTGACCGTGCTGAACATGGCCGAGGGTGGCTCCCCGTTCACCGGGGTCGCGGTGTACGTCTGGCAGTGTGACCGGGACGGCGCCTACTCGATGTACAGCGCGGGCCTGGAGAACGAGAACTACCTGCGCGGCGTCCAGATCGCCGACGGTGACGGCGCCGTCGTCTTCGACAGCATCTTTCCCGCCTGCTACCCCGGCCGATGGCCTCACGTGCACTTCGAGGTCTACCCGGACATGGCCGGCATCGGCGACGCGGGAAAACGCCTCGCCACCTCACAGGTCGCCCTGCCTCAGAGGACCTGCGATGCCGTGTACGCCACCACCGGCTACGAGCGCTCCGTGGCCACGCTCGCCGACCTGACGCTCGCCACCGACAACGTCTTCGGTGACGACGGTGGCGCCCACCAGATCGGCGCGGTCACCGGCGACGTGAACACCGGCTTCCGGGTCGCGCTCACCGTCCCCGTCGACCCGAGCACCACCCCCGACGGCGGCAGCGCCCCCGGTGGGACCGGCGGGCCGGGCGCTCCCCCGGGGCAGGGTGACCGGCCCGGCGGCTCGGCGCTTCCGGGCCGGCCAGGCCCGAGCGTCTCTCCGTGA
- a CDS encoding RNA polymerase sigma factor has protein sequence MPHQSADGLAVTDRSATGLVTAAAGGDESAWVELVRRYTPLVYSVIRSYDLGRADAADVNQTVWLRLVEQLSQIRDPQALASWLATTARRECYRLSRLGRRTQLFDPYDDALDAYHSFSRTADVAAPDEELLRAERRQALREAFAHLPPRCQKLLALLTADPPVSYREIAERLNVPVGSIGPTQARCLRRLRDCPTLAPFLETAATRTNGGEHDGAVAAGR, from the coding sequence ATGCCGCACCAATCGGCGGACGGCCTCGCCGTGACCGACCGGAGCGCGACCGGACTGGTGACCGCTGCCGCGGGTGGGGACGAGTCGGCGTGGGTGGAACTGGTCCGCCGGTACACGCCGCTCGTCTACTCGGTGATCAGGTCGTACGACCTGGGCCGCGCCGACGCCGCCGACGTCAACCAGACCGTCTGGCTGCGCCTCGTCGAGCAGCTGAGCCAGATCCGCGATCCGCAGGCCCTCGCCTCCTGGTTGGCGACCACGGCCCGGCGCGAGTGCTACCGGCTGTCCCGCCTCGGCCGCCGCACCCAACTCTTCGACCCGTACGACGACGCGCTGGACGCCTACCACAGCTTCTCCCGCACGGCGGACGTGGCGGCCCCCGACGAGGAACTGCTCCGAGCGGAGCGCCGGCAGGCGCTGCGGGAGGCCTTCGCCCATCTGCCGCCGCGCTGCCAGAAGCTGCTGGCCCTGTTGACCGCCGACCCGCCGGTCAGCTATCGAGAGATCGCCGAACGGCTGAACGTGCCGGTCGGTAGCATCGGACCGACCCAGGCCAGATGCCTGCGCCGACTCCGCGACTGCCCGACGCTCGCCCCGTTCCTCGAAACGGCCGCGACCCGGACGAACGGAGGGGAACACGATGGAGCAGTTGCCGCCGGCCGATGA
- a CDS encoding S8 family peptidase — MSPDHPAAPRPTGRLSRRRLLVTSALAAVASLATGSRAAPVRADGADDAAYQRAFDEALAADKNVRRHTTAGREFLYRPRQLLAADADAQRVTAWLRALGHAVIAGDGFAGVTRLLFDRETDVPALVAKLRDPQQWPGQPVPKAQPHHVLLGLGNIMGNPGSPPSAGIALAPPDPNRLGEGSGVTVGICDTGMWRQAGGYHPQWLGAAYLPEADDEDPLYVHTDVLAPQGGHGTFVAGVVRQAAPGVRVDPEQALTATGLGDEASVVAAMARLAPAVSVVNLSLGGFTQGDQPSLPLANAVAALPTTSAVVAAAGNAGTSRPIWPAALSRVVAVAAVSQGSAGVLPATYSGYGPWVDVCAVGERTSTYVEGQLPLPGRPTRQFHGYAAWAGTSFATAHVSGRLTALMTAGGLSADAARLALLAAPRWHPDYGVLVG; from the coding sequence GTGTCGCCTGACCATCCCGCCGCGCCACGCCCGACCGGCCGACTGTCCCGACGGCGACTGCTGGTCACCTCCGCTCTTGCCGCCGTGGCATCGCTCGCCACCGGGTCCCGCGCGGCACCCGTCCGCGCCGACGGTGCGGACGACGCCGCCTACCAGCGCGCCTTCGACGAGGCGCTGGCTGCCGACAAGAACGTCCGCCGGCACACCACAGCGGGCCGGGAGTTCCTCTACCGGCCACGGCAGTTGCTCGCCGCCGACGCCGACGCCCAGCGGGTCACCGCCTGGCTGCGAGCCCTCGGCCACGCAGTGATCGCGGGCGACGGCTTCGCCGGCGTCACCCGGCTGCTCTTCGACCGGGAGACCGACGTTCCCGCGCTCGTGGCCAAGCTGCGCGACCCCCAACAGTGGCCAGGCCAGCCGGTTCCGAAGGCGCAACCACACCACGTGCTGCTGGGCCTCGGCAACATCATGGGCAACCCGGGCAGCCCGCCCTCGGCTGGCATCGCGCTGGCGCCGCCGGATCCGAACCGGCTGGGTGAGGGCTCCGGGGTGACCGTCGGGATCTGCGACACCGGCATGTGGCGGCAGGCCGGCGGCTACCACCCGCAGTGGCTCGGCGCGGCGTACCTGCCGGAGGCCGACGACGAGGATCCGCTCTACGTCCACACCGACGTGCTCGCCCCGCAGGGCGGACACGGCACCTTCGTCGCCGGGGTGGTGCGGCAGGCCGCTCCGGGGGTCCGGGTCGACCCGGAGCAGGCGCTGACCGCCACCGGCCTCGGCGACGAGGCGTCGGTGGTGGCCGCGATGGCTCGACTCGCGCCGGCGGTGTCCGTGGTCAACCTGTCCCTGGGCGGGTTCACCCAGGGCGACCAGCCGTCGCTGCCCCTGGCCAACGCCGTGGCCGCGCTACCCACGACGAGCGCCGTGGTCGCGGCGGCGGGCAACGCCGGCACCAGTCGGCCGATCTGGCCCGCCGCGTTGAGCCGGGTCGTCGCGGTGGCGGCGGTCAGCCAGGGCTCCGCCGGCGTGCTGCCAGCCACCTACAGCGGGTACGGACCATGGGTCGACGTCTGCGCGGTCGGTGAGCGCACCAGCACCTACGTCGAGGGGCAGTTGCCGCTGCCGGGCCGGCCGACCCGGCAGTTCCACGGCTATGCCGCCTGGGCGGGCACCTCGTTCGCCACGGCGCACGTCTCCGGTCGGCTCACCGCCCTGATGACCGCCGGTGGCCTGAGCGCCGACGCGGCCCGACTGGCGCTGCTCGCGGCGCCGCGCTGGCACCCCGACTACGGCGTGCTCGTCGGATGA
- a CDS encoding CHAT domain-containing protein: protein MPDSTGSGADSAQAALDAVQRYPREAIAIAQRVLAAGPEVGADERSTAERAVGLALRELNDLPGALRHLRRAVRVAGTPRARALARMSLGYGLANAGHTAEALRAVTAALPQLAGADAGRARMQRGVVLHYRGRYDEAVREYGLAVDIARREGDLLLEARARNNRGLLNAHRGTAGDTDDDLSRAAAAFRRLGLDLAAADTCWNLGIATGQRGDIAGALRCFATVDEEYRRLAVPRPALLLDRVELLLSVPLVDEAVVVATAAVRELRRRGMASDLAEALLARARAALLADDLDTATEAAAAARARFRRQGRRTWAVFARHVELRAAYRRGTRSAPLFLAMARTADQLDATGWRGPALTTRIEAGQVAAALGRPGRARNLLAVAARARRRGTANRRAQGWYALALSRRLDGDDAGAARALRRGLAVLDRHRVSLGATELRAHSGAYGHELAAEGLDIAVRAGAPARVLVWAERWRANALRARPARPPTDPDLVAALAELRLVSSLLEDEVLAGRPATALRGRQARLEQRIRDLARRVPGGGAVLAPPGVGALAARLGARVLVELVAHGDRIRAVLVRDGRASLHDLGQLAAAADLARRHRFALRRLVTTGDAAAARAGAVHTAAALDRLLFDPLRRRLADRALVIVPVGALHVVPWSGLPTCAGRPVTVAPSATAWLAADRRKLPTGPPVLAAGPRLPAGHDEVRRLAQTLPGARRLTGPDATAAALTAALDGAGLVHIAAHGTFRADNPQFSTLELADGPLFAHEWEAVDRPPGCVVLSACDSGLTGLRPGDEVMGFTAVLLALGTRCLIATVLPVPAEPTTALMLDLHARMRAGTGPARALADAQRAFGAVDDGPARATAAAFVCFGAG from the coding sequence ATGCCCGACAGCACCGGTTCCGGTGCCGACTCGGCCCAGGCGGCGCTTGACGCCGTCCAGCGCTACCCGCGCGAGGCGATCGCGATCGCCCAACGGGTGCTGGCCGCCGGGCCCGAGGTCGGGGCCGACGAGCGCTCCACCGCCGAGCGGGCCGTCGGTCTGGCCCTGCGGGAGCTCAACGACCTGCCCGGCGCGCTGCGCCATCTGCGCCGCGCCGTCCGGGTCGCCGGCACGCCCCGGGCCCGGGCGTTGGCCCGGATGAGCCTGGGCTACGGCTTGGCCAACGCCGGCCACACCGCCGAGGCGCTGCGCGCGGTGACCGCTGCGCTGCCACAGCTCGCCGGCGCCGACGCGGGGCGGGCCCGGATGCAGCGGGGCGTGGTGCTGCACTACCGGGGTCGCTACGACGAGGCGGTACGCGAGTACGGCCTGGCCGTCGACATCGCCCGGCGCGAGGGCGACCTGTTGCTGGAAGCGCGGGCGCGCAACAACCGGGGGCTGCTCAACGCCCATCGGGGCACCGCCGGCGACACCGACGACGACCTGTCCCGTGCGGCAGCCGCCTTCCGACGGCTGGGCTTGGACCTCGCGGCGGCCGATACCTGCTGGAACCTCGGCATCGCGACCGGCCAGCGCGGCGACATCGCCGGCGCGCTGCGCTGCTTCGCCACGGTCGACGAGGAGTACCGGCGGCTCGCCGTACCCCGACCGGCGCTGTTGCTGGACCGCGTTGAGCTGCTGCTGTCGGTGCCGCTGGTCGACGAGGCCGTGGTGGTCGCCACGGCGGCCGTCCGGGAACTGCGGCGCCGGGGCATGGCCTCCGACCTCGCCGAGGCGCTGCTGGCCCGGGCCCGCGCGGCGCTGCTCGCCGATGACCTGGACACCGCGACCGAGGCCGCCGCAGCGGCCCGTGCCCGATTCCGTCGCCAGGGCCGGCGCACCTGGGCCGTCTTCGCCCGGCACGTCGAGCTGCGCGCCGCGTACCGACGAGGCACCCGCTCGGCACCCTTGTTCCTTGCCATGGCGCGTACCGCCGACCAACTCGACGCCACCGGGTGGCGGGGGCCGGCGCTGACCACCCGGATCGAGGCCGGCCAGGTGGCCGCCGCGCTGGGGCGGCCCGGCCGGGCCCGGAACCTGCTGGCGGTGGCCGCCCGGGCCCGCCGACGCGGCACCGCCAACCGGCGAGCGCAGGGCTGGTATGCCCTGGCCCTGTCACGTCGGCTCGACGGGGACGACGCCGGAGCCGCCCGAGCACTGCGCCGCGGGCTGGCCGTGCTCGACCGGCACCGCGTGTCGCTCGGCGCCACGGAGCTGCGTGCCCACAGCGGAGCGTACGGTCACGAGCTGGCGGCCGAGGGCCTCGACATCGCGGTTCGGGCGGGCGCGCCGGCGCGGGTCCTGGTCTGGGCGGAGCGATGGCGGGCGAACGCGCTGCGGGCTCGGCCGGCCCGGCCACCGACCGACCCCGACCTGGTGGCGGCGCTCGCTGAGCTTCGACTGGTCAGTAGCCTGCTCGAAGACGAGGTGCTGGCCGGCCGTCCGGCAACCGCTCTGCGCGGCCGGCAGGCCCGGCTGGAGCAGCGGATCCGGGACCTGGCGCGGCGGGTGCCCGGTGGCGGTGCCGTGCTGGCTCCGCCGGGCGTGGGTGCGCTGGCCGCGCGGCTCGGCGCTCGGGTGCTGGTCGAGCTCGTGGCCCATGGCGACCGGATCCGGGCGGTGTTGGTCCGCGACGGCCGGGCCAGCCTGCACGACCTGGGCCAGCTCGCGGCCGCGGCAGACCTGGCCCGCAGGCACCGGTTCGCCCTGCGCCGACTGGTCACCACCGGCGACGCGGCCGCCGCGCGGGCGGGGGCCGTCCACACCGCGGCCGCCCTGGACCGGTTGCTGTTCGACCCGCTGCGGCGGCGGCTGGCCGACCGGGCTCTGGTGATCGTCCCGGTCGGGGCGCTGCACGTGGTGCCCTGGTCGGGGCTGCCCACCTGTGCGGGGCGTCCGGTGACCGTCGCCCCCTCGGCCACCGCCTGGCTCGCGGCGGACCGGCGGAAGCTCCCGACCGGGCCGCCGGTCCTGGCCGCCGGTCCGCGCCTGCCGGCCGGGCATGACGAGGTGCGCCGGCTCGCTCAGACACTGCCCGGGGCGCGGCGGCTCACCGGGCCCGACGCCACCGCGGCGGCGCTGACCGCCGCGCTGGACGGGGCGGGGCTGGTGCACATCGCCGCCCACGGCACGTTCCGCGCGGACAACCCGCAGTTCTCGACCCTGGAACTCGCCGACGGGCCGCTGTTCGCCCACGAGTGGGAGGCGGTCGACCGGCCGCCCGGCTGCGTGGTGCTGTCCGCCTGCGACTCCGGCCTGACCGGGCTGCGCCCCGGCGACGAGGTGATGGGGTTCACCGCGGTGCTCCTGGCCCTCGGCACCCGCTGCCTCATCGCGACCGTGCTGCCCGTGCCGGCCGAGCCCACCACGGCGCTGATGCTGGATCTGCACGCGCGGATGCGGGCGGGTACCGGCCCGGCGCGAGCCCTCGCCGACGCGCAGCGGGCGTTCGGCGCGGTGGACGACGGTCCCGCCCGGGCCACCGCGGCGGCGTTCGTCTGCTTCGGGGCTGGTTGA